Proteins from a genomic interval of Psychrobacter urativorans:
- a CDS encoding M61 family metallopeptidase, translated as MTQIIKHSAHLSTNAHSTDIHYCLNFERFYEHLIDVTLTFTADSDTPQLWLPAWIPGSYLMREFARHITAVHYQITDNNDKDGDNKDSKSYRAQKIDKHTWQLPEVKTGQAVTVNYEVYCYDLSVRTAYVDQQRLYGNFTSLALAVEGQEHLPIRVSLLVPAAFLADKNADNVVLACGLEATHLRSVSEYSAGHVYGLYAHSYEQLIDHPFEIAIQDRFDFIIQDNKHQTLSHRFFISGKHSTNMGRLQQDVTKICQTYLNWLGDAPFSDYTFMTYASGNDYGGLEHINSTSLITPRRDLPSIDEPQLPSASYQRFLGLCSHEYFHAWWVKTVRPDVMLDVDLRKEAFTPLLWVFEGFTSYIDDFMLQASGVIDKASYLTLLADQISRYYQTHGRAHQSVAESSFDAWIKLYRNDENTGNAGISYYNKGALVALCLDLTLMEKSAGRYRLFDVVKAFYEQAKANDNCRIGISSADMGTVIGQFMPVADWEEFERRYVNGVEELPLEKLLTANGIKIHADIKDTADKHVPWGMRCSETPAGLKVNRVQRDSIAAKAGISANDVIVAMDGIKADSKQLASLKTAQHDIDCHLFRRDELLRVTVAPNADNEKSSLTLSYPHQINLRLARMDSVATSESNHRGSAQAWEAWLDVIHK; from the coding sequence ATGACTCAAATAATTAAGCATTCTGCACACTTATCTACGAACGCGCACTCTACTGACATTCATTATTGTCTTAACTTCGAGCGCTTTTATGAGCATCTGATAGACGTCACACTGACTTTTACGGCTGATAGTGATACACCGCAGCTGTGGTTACCGGCATGGATTCCGGGCAGTTATTTGATGCGTGAATTTGCGCGTCATATTACAGCGGTGCACTATCAAATTACCGATAACAATGACAAGGATGGTGATAATAAGGATAGCAAATCCTACCGTGCCCAAAAAATTGATAAGCATACGTGGCAATTACCAGAAGTAAAAACAGGGCAGGCAGTAACCGTCAATTATGAAGTGTATTGTTATGATTTATCGGTACGCACGGCTTATGTCGATCAGCAGCGCTTGTATGGAAACTTTACTTCACTGGCATTAGCAGTGGAAGGACAGGAGCATTTACCGATACGTGTGAGTTTACTCGTACCAGCAGCATTTTTAGCGGATAAAAATGCAGACAATGTGGTGTTGGCATGTGGGCTAGAAGCTACTCATTTACGTAGCGTCAGTGAATACAGTGCTGGGCATGTCTATGGACTGTATGCGCACAGTTATGAGCAGCTAATTGACCATCCGTTTGAGATTGCGATTCAAGATAGGTTTGATTTTATTATTCAAGATAATAAGCATCAAACGCTCAGCCATCGCTTTTTTATATCAGGCAAGCACAGTACAAATATGGGACGGCTACAGCAAGATGTGACGAAGATTTGCCAGACGTATCTGAACTGGTTGGGAGATGCGCCATTTAGTGACTATACCTTTATGACTTATGCGAGCGGCAACGATTATGGCGGCTTAGAGCATATTAATTCGACCAGTCTGATTACCCCGCGCCGTGACTTGCCCAGTATTGATGAGCCGCAATTGCCAAGCGCCAGTTATCAGAGATTTTTAGGGCTATGTAGTCATGAATATTTTCATGCGTGGTGGGTCAAAACGGTACGCCCCGATGTAATGTTAGATGTTGATTTGCGTAAAGAAGCTTTTACGCCACTACTTTGGGTATTTGAAGGCTTCACATCTTATATTGATGATTTTATGTTGCAAGCGTCTGGAGTGATTGATAAAGCCAGTTATCTGACCTTACTTGCCGACCAAATCAGCCGTTATTATCAAACTCACGGACGAGCCCATCAAAGCGTTGCTGAATCAAGTTTCGATGCGTGGATTAAACTCTATCGTAATGATGAAAATACCGGTAATGCAGGGATTAGTTATTATAATAAAGGTGCATTGGTGGCGTTGTGCTTGGATTTAACTTTAATGGAAAAAAGTGCCGGTCGCTATCGTTTATTTGACGTGGTTAAGGCGTTTTATGAACAAGCGAAAGCCAATGATAACTGCCGAATTGGTATTAGTAGCGCCGATATGGGCACGGTCATTGGGCAGTTTATGCCAGTAGCAGATTGGGAAGAATTTGAGCGTCGTTATGTCAATGGGGTGGAGGAGCTGCCGTTAGAAAAATTGCTGACCGCCAATGGTATTAAAATCCATGCTGATATCAAAGACACGGCGGATAAACACGTCCCGTGGGGTATGCGCTGTAGTGAAACACCAGCTGGACTCAAAGTCAATCGCGTACAGCGTGACAGCATTGCCGCGAAAGCGGGAATATCTGCAAATGATGTGATTGTTGCTATGGACGGTATCAAAGCAGATAGCAAACAATTAGCGTCTTTGAAAACGGCACAGCATGATATTGACTGTCATCTGTTCCGCCGTGATGAGCTGCTGCGTGTTACCGTTGCGCCCAATGCGGATAACGAAAAATCAAGTCTAACCCTGTCCTATCCTCATCAAATAAATTTGCGTTTAGCAAGGATGGATAGTGTGGCGACAAGTGAATCAAATCACCGAGGGTCTGCACAGGCATGGGAAGCGTGGCTTGATGTGATACATAAATGA
- a CDS encoding glutathione S-transferase N-terminal domain-containing protein, with protein sequence MLVSLIREGLGRIIAAMSVLTQGKAMVRTEEQQADVNAACKNLSLYQFQSCPFCVKVRRRMHQLNSPIELRDAKNNPQFRSELAEKGGRIKVPCLRIEENGDVQWMYESNDIIAYLEQRFG encoded by the coding sequence ATGTTAGTTAGTTTAATAAGAGAAGGTTTAGGACGCATCATTGCTGCTATGAGTGTATTAACTCAAGGTAAGGCAATGGTACGCACTGAGGAACAGCAAGCCGACGTCAATGCAGCATGTAAAAATTTATCACTCTATCAATTTCAATCTTGTCCTTTTTGCGTCAAAGTACGTCGTCGTATGCATCAATTAAATTCACCTATTGAGCTTCGAGATGCAAAAAACAACCCGCAGTTTCGCAGTGAGCTTGCTGAGAAAGGTGGGCGTATCAAAGTACCTTGTTTGCGTATTGAAGAAAACGGTGACGTGCAGTGGATGTATGAATCCAATGATATTATTGCTTATTTAGAACAACGCTTTGGCTAA
- a CDS encoding DUF305 domain-containing protein yields MTISTYRFAFLASSISVALALTGCQPANENTEATPTEDVAPAVEDAHVEHAEAVTEMDAHAGHDMTAAAPMSDMLKDYTKSMTAMHDEMMVGMAYNDPDTAFAKSMLGHHRGAVDMAKIELKYGTDEVMKKLAQDVIDAQQLEIDVMNKWLASHPDAVKPKPETADMQMAYANGMDAMHGEMMAGIADPVADMAFARGMLAHHVGAVDMAKVELKYGKNEEMRKLAQQIIDAQQPEIELMQNWIAKNAADAKETDKLSDSTQ; encoded by the coding sequence ATGACCATTTCTACCTATCGTTTTGCGTTTTTAGCGTCCAGTATATCTGTAGCGCTTGCACTGACTGGCTGTCAACCTGCTAATGAGAATACTGAAGCAACCCCTACGGAAGACGTTGCGCCAGCGGTTGAAGATGCACACGTAGAACACGCTGAAGCCGTTACAGAGATGGACGCGCATGCGGGTCATGATATGACAGCTGCAGCGCCAATGTCTGATATGTTAAAGGACTACACCAAGTCGATGACTGCTATGCATGATGAAATGATGGTAGGTATGGCATATAACGACCCAGATACCGCCTTTGCTAAAAGCATGCTCGGACACCATCGCGGCGCGGTTGATATGGCAAAAATTGAGCTAAAATATGGCACTGATGAAGTCATGAAAAAGTTAGCGCAAGACGTTATCGACGCGCAGCAGCTTGAAATTGATGTGATGAATAAATGGCTTGCCAGCCACCCTGACGCGGTCAAGCCTAAGCCCGAAACCGCAGACATGCAAATGGCATACGCTAATGGTATGGACGCCATGCATGGCGAGATGATGGCAGGTATCGCTGACCCTGTAGCGGATATGGCGTTTGCTCGCGGTATGTTAGCGCATCATGTGGGCGCGGTGGATATGGCAAAAGTTGAGCTGAAATATGGCAAAAATGAGGAAATGCGTAAATTAGCACAACAGATTATCGATGCGCAGCAGCCTGAGATTGAGTTGATGCAAAATTGGATTGCTAAAAACGCAGCTGATGCAAAAGAGACTGACAAACTATCTGATAGTACTCAGTAA
- a CDS encoding pseudouridine synthase: MSTSSLILFNKPYGVQSQFRDDGGNAHTTLAPYFTDKSLRVAGRLDATSEGLLILTNDGRVNKAITQPPRATNFENNAKQGKTYLVQVEGIITAAQLAELTNGVTLKDGKTLPAIAKIVEEADLPITLWQRNPPIRERKNVPTSWLMLTIYEGKNRQVRRMTAHVGLPCLRLIRWSVAGFELGELGVGEFVRIHLNAERCEQLGIYN; encoded by the coding sequence ATGTCGACCTCTAGCCTGATTCTTTTTAACAAGCCTTATGGGGTACAAAGCCAATTTCGCGATGATGGTGGCAATGCACATACCACCCTTGCCCCTTATTTTACCGATAAGTCACTACGCGTTGCGGGTCGATTGGATGCTACTTCTGAAGGGCTATTAATTCTTACCAATGATGGGCGGGTGAATAAAGCCATCACGCAGCCACCCCGTGCGACTAATTTTGAAAATAACGCCAAGCAAGGTAAAACCTATCTAGTGCAAGTTGAAGGCATCATCACAGCGGCACAATTAGCAGAACTTACCAATGGTGTGACGCTAAAAGATGGCAAAACCTTACCCGCCATCGCAAAAATAGTCGAGGAAGCGGATTTACCAATTACCTTATGGCAACGAAATCCGCCTATCCGTGAACGCAAAAATGTTCCAACTTCGTGGCTGATGTTAACGATTTACGAAGGTAAAAACCGCCAAGTACGCCGGATGACGGCGCATGTGGGATTGCCTTGTTTGCGCCTCATTCGCTGGTCGGTAGCTGGGTTTGAGCTTGGCGAATTAGGCGTTGGTGAGTTTGTACGCATTCATTTAAATGCGGAGCGCTGTGAGCAATTAGGGATTTATAATTAG
- a CDS encoding NADP-dependent isocitrate dehydrogenase has translation MSKIIYTKTDEAPALATLSFLPIVKAFTHTAGIAVETSDISVAARVLAEFPDYLTEEQRVPDNLAELGKLTQDPDTNIIKLPNVSASIPQLKACIKELQGKGFAIPDFPDDPKTDEEKSIRQRYGKSLGSSVNPVLREGNSDRRAPKAVKNFARQHPHSMGEWKQWSQTHVSHMHSGDFYAGEQSLTLDKARTIRMERLADDGTIKVLKPEIALLDKEIIDLMFMSKQALCEFYEREMEDCREAGILFSLHVKATMMKVSHPIVFGHAVKIYYKDAFKKHGALFDELGVNVNNGMASLYEKIAELPASKREEIERDLHACQEHRPRLAMVDSAKGITNFHSPSDVIVDASMPAMIRAGGKMWGADGKMYDCKAVMPESTFARIYQEMINFCKWHGNFDPTTMGTVPNVGLMAQQAEEYGSHDKTFEASDAGIARIVDVDTGEVLLEQRVEKGDIWRMCQVKDEPIQDWVKLAVRRARESDTPVVFWLDSYRPHENELIKKVRTYLKDYNTEGLHIEIMSQVRAMRYTLERVARGLDTISVTGNILRDYLTDLFPILELGTSAKMLSVVPLMKGGGLFETGAGGSAPKHVQQLLEENHLRWDSLGEFLALTVSLEHLATNDHNAKAQILADTLDKATEKLLLNNKGPSRKTGELDNRGSHFYLAMYWAQELAAQNKDTELQAQFAPLAEKLTSNENAIVKELNDVQGHPVDIKGYYLADEKLAEQAMRPSKLFNEALASL, from the coding sequence ATGTCAAAAATTATTTATACCAAAACTGACGAAGCACCAGCGTTAGCCACGCTATCATTCTTGCCTATTGTTAAAGCATTTACCCATACCGCAGGCATTGCTGTTGAAACCAGTGATATCTCTGTTGCCGCGCGTGTATTGGCTGAATTCCCTGATTACCTAACCGAAGAACAACGCGTTCCTGATAATCTAGCGGAGCTTGGTAAACTGACCCAAGACCCTGATACCAATATTATTAAACTACCTAACGTGAGTGCCTCTATTCCTCAATTAAAAGCCTGTATTAAAGAATTACAAGGTAAAGGCTTTGCGATTCCTGACTTTCCAGATGATCCAAAAACGGATGAAGAAAAATCAATTCGTCAGCGATATGGTAAAAGTTTAGGCAGTTCTGTGAATCCGGTACTACGTGAGGGTAACTCAGACCGCCGCGCACCGAAAGCGGTTAAAAACTTTGCCCGTCAACATCCACATTCTATGGGTGAATGGAAACAATGGTCGCAGACGCATGTATCGCACATGCACAGTGGCGACTTTTATGCCGGTGAGCAGTCACTTACTTTAGACAAAGCGCGTACCATACGTATGGAACGCTTGGCTGACGATGGCACTATCAAAGTCTTAAAACCAGAAATTGCGTTGCTTGATAAAGAAATCATCGACTTGATGTTTATGAGCAAACAAGCGCTGTGTGAATTTTATGAGCGTGAAATGGAAGATTGTCGTGAAGCCGGCATTTTATTTTCCTTACACGTAAAAGCCACCATGATGAAGGTGTCGCACCCTATCGTATTTGGGCATGCGGTTAAAATCTACTATAAAGATGCCTTCAAAAAACATGGTGCATTATTTGACGAATTAGGCGTTAACGTCAATAACGGCATGGCAAGTTTGTATGAAAAAATTGCCGAGCTACCTGCCAGTAAACGTGAAGAAATCGAACGTGACTTGCATGCGTGTCAAGAGCATCGCCCACGTCTGGCGATGGTTGATTCTGCAAAAGGTATCACCAATTTCCATTCACCCAGTGACGTGATTGTCGATGCGTCTATGCCTGCTATGATTCGCGCGGGTGGTAAAATGTGGGGTGCTGATGGCAAAATGTATGACTGTAAAGCGGTCATGCCTGAGTCTACCTTTGCTCGTATCTACCAAGAAATGATTAATTTCTGCAAATGGCATGGTAATTTTGACCCAACTACGATGGGCACTGTACCTAACGTGGGCTTAATGGCGCAACAAGCCGAAGAATATGGCTCACACGATAAAACGTTTGAAGCCAGCGATGCAGGTATCGCACGTATTGTTGATGTTGATACTGGTGAAGTATTGCTTGAGCAGCGTGTTGAAAAAGGCGATATTTGGCGGATGTGTCAAGTCAAAGACGAGCCGATTCAAGATTGGGTGAAACTTGCCGTACGCCGTGCACGCGAGTCTGATACACCTGTCGTATTTTGGTTAGACTCTTACCGTCCACACGAAAATGAGCTGATCAAAAAGGTAAGAACGTACTTAAAAGACTATAATACCGAAGGTCTACACATCGAAATCATGTCACAAGTTCGCGCGATGCGTTATACCTTAGAGCGCGTCGCTCGCGGTCTTGACACCATCTCTGTGACCGGTAATATCCTCAGAGACTATCTCACCGACTTGTTCCCAATCCTAGAATTAGGCACCAGTGCAAAAATGTTGTCAGTTGTGCCACTTATGAAAGGCGGTGGATTGTTTGAAACCGGTGCCGGTGGCTCAGCGCCTAAGCACGTGCAACAGTTGTTAGAAGAAAACCATTTACGTTGGGATTCACTGGGTGAGTTTTTAGCCTTGACGGTATCTTTAGAGCATTTGGCAACCAACGACCACAATGCCAAAGCGCAAATCTTGGCGGATACGCTAGATAAAGCGACCGAAAAACTGCTATTAAATAACAAAGGTCCATCACGTAAAACGGGCGAATTAGACAATCGTGGCAGTCATTTCTATCTTGCCATGTACTGGGCGCAAGAGCTTGCGGCACAAAATAAAGATACTGAGCTACAAGCACAGTTTGCACCACTTGCCGAAAAACTAACCAGCAATGAAAATGCTATTGTTAAAGAATTGAATGACGTTCAAGGTCATCCTGTCGATATCAAAGGCTACTACCTTGCTGATGAGAAACTTGCTGAGCAAGCAATGCGTCCAAGTAAGTTATTCAATGAGGCGTTAGCGTCATTATAA